One Clupea harengus unplaced genomic scaffold, Ch_v2.0.2, whole genome shotgun sequence DNA segment encodes these proteins:
- the LOC122130196 gene encoding uncharacterized protein LOC122130196 isoform X3 yields the protein MKREELSREGVPDLTDLLVDRRISNKELSQFCRRRTRSVEDTISCIERLLRELGGPGGRDLMGVPLIDKVRMEHIWRVQKHHVRCIQDLPGVRLYTEVGTATKAGVVLTRYRCARGSTSLESFHLHLNRFIPGTSANALNFQLYLLDGLNRWNQDRGNAAVTTKPSSFMTYSGDLVQCVNTNCLKVTGRPFLPSFRPPSKYTGELLGVDYLLSQTGQPLRMDPDSEETENLLEDVQEDEGEEEDEGIEEDQTPDDTVMNISC from the exons ATGAAGAGGGAGGAGCTCAGTCGGGAGGGTGTGCCAGACCTCACTGATCTCCTGGTGGACAGGAGAATCAGTAATAAGGAGCTCAGCCAGTTCTGCCGCAGGAGGACACGCAGCGTGGAGGACACCATCAGCTGTATTGAGCGGCTGCTGCGGGAACTGGGGGGGCCAGGTGGGAGAGACCTCATGGGTGTGCCCCTGATAGACAAGGTGCGCATGGAGCACATCTGGCGTGTGCAGAAACACCACGTCAGGTGCATCCAGGACTTGCCAGGTGTACGGCTGTACACTGAGGTAGGCACCGCCACCAAGGCAGGCGTCGTCCTGACCAGGTACCGCTGTGCCAGAGGGTCCACATCCCTGGAATCTTTTCACCTCCACCTGAACAGGTTCATTCCAG GAACCAGTGCAAATGCACTGAATTTCCAGCTATACCTCCTGGATGGCCTGAACAGGTGGAACCAGGATCGGGGCAATGCAGCAGTGACCACCAAGCCGTCATCATTCATGACATACTCCGGGGATTTGGTCCAATGTGTCAACACAAACTGCCTGAAGGTGACTGGCCGGCCATTTCTGCCAAGCTTCAGGCCACCTTCCAAATACACTG GAGAGCTGCTAGGTGTTGACTACCTGCTGAGTCAGACAGGACAGCCCCTGAGGATGGACCCTGActcagaggagacagagaactTGCTGGAGGATGTGCAGGAGGATGAGGGcgaggaggaagacgagggcATTGAGGAAGACCAAACCCCTGATGATACTGTCATGAACATAA